ttttaaaataaaaatattcctGATTTGTAACATCTGTGTCTTGATTtttgaaatatgtatatatatacatatatatattttggtgGCTTAATTTATACTTTAGATGCATATAATGCTAATTTACCGAAGTAAATATGAGCATACAGTAATTCATTAATTtcaaaaattgaaaatgaaacatcaTGAATCCTGTATTTTAAGATCaaaaatacattatatacataccatattttatattctgtacaaataaataacagaagaaCTTCTGGATTTCTGAAGTATAAAATTATAAAGCTAAACTTGAATTTCTGGTTTAAATCTGTTGAAAGAAGCACTTAAATGTATAGTACTGTACTATGGAGTACCATAAATGACATATGTCAAGCAgctcatggagacaaacaacactTCTTTATCAGGGTTACactataaaaatgaataattttttACGTGTGTTTGTTAACATAGCATGTTAGAGggttatgtaaataaaaaggtgCACATGGCCTTTGAAGCAGGTCAGtgtcacacagagaaagactCTATCCTGAGAGCAGCATTCATTCCCTCTTTGAATGGGACCCTTCACTGCACAAAGACCACAAGCAAAGCAGGAGCCTTCACTTCCACCTACATCCTGTTTAGAGAAGAACGTCCTCTTAAATGCCAAATTAGTCAGCAAATATCATCTTTAGCATGacgatttttttaaataaatattacatttaaataggATATAATTGCATTACGTTCAATATCACCCACGTCATGTCTTTTTTGTGAACAGTATTAACACAGTTGGTTTGGTTGGTGTCTGTATGTGATAGGACATCAATACTGttcaaaataatgcatttatcTCTCATTTAGTGAACGGCCTGTAATAGTCAAGGAAAACATTTCAGTTCGTCAGAAGAACCAGTAAATACGCTCAAAATCCTCTATATGAAGATCTAGTTCCCGAAAATGCCAACAAACTGGCTCGAACCAGCTAGTTTCTCGTCTGTGCGCATGCGCGACATCAAAAAGACCGGCGTGAGTCATCTTGATATTTCACCTCATCTTTGGTTATCGTATCTTTAGCTGAAGCACAGCCATTTTCGCCACATTTGAGCAAATCTACGGCAACGTCGCTGCTTATTTTTGTCTCGTGAATTAAAGTGAATATTTCCGGCCAGTTAGCTTCCGTTGTGGACACTTTTAAGAGCTGTTTCTCTGTCCTTCGTTGTCAAATGTCAGCTTTGGTGAGTTAAATTGACTGTTAGCGGCACGTCACGGCGGCTGTTAGCTAAACTAAGGGCTTTAACTGGAGTTTTTATCGCATTAAACCAAAGTCACTCGCGCTTATTGCGTATTTTAATGCACCTTGTACCAAATAACGCAATTAGATACAGGACAGGTAAGTTTGACTGTATTTACTTTAACTACTTCCTTTCACCCGGACTTTTTCAAAGTAAAGCCAACAGTTAGTGCGCATTTTTTACGCTTACTTTAAAGGTTTGTGGTTATAAATTGACAGCTTCAAGTGAAGGAACTTCAATTTTTATTCACACCAACAACATGTCAGTCAGTAGTAAATTTTGGTTTTAATTTCGTTATATTTGAATGAATgctattgtatttatttattttattttttaagactttgatatattttttttatatataaaaggcTTTCTTTTTATCTGAAGTAAACTCTATCGTAATTATAAAATGAACTATTCCAAAGTATAAagcaaaattataaaaaaaagaatacaatgCCATTTTGATCCAATTCAAAATAGCAATTAGGGccgaaaagaaaatgtttaagtgtatttaaaaatattttttgatttaataaattacGTTACACTCCTTTATTTCGAAAATCTCACCGGAAGCAGTTGGTTTCCTGTCCGTGGGCTTGCCGTTGTCTGCGCGTAGCATCACAACACAGTGTCCTCGCGCTTTGTTCCAGGGTCGGAATAACGCCGCACTTGTCTTCGATGAAGGTAAACAAAAATACGTGTAAAAAACCGCAATATTCACAAGAACACGAAGTCGCAGTTATTTAGATGAAAAAAGGTGTCGATTGAATGCGTATTTTAGCCGCTTTTTAACGGTAAATGcatctttttgttgtttagCAAGGTGTCAAATTAAACGTGACATCCCCGGCGAGGTCCGTGAATGCGTCATGTCCTGTCAGTGGTGCGTTTGTAgctgtaaatgtcacattttctgtgttattttctcatgtttacatgtgttaaATGTCGTATATTGATATAACGTGGATTGTGTAACATTATAGAGGTCGGGCCTTCTCTTGtttacaatcatttaaaatgtagaaaagcGACATTTTGAGCACATATACAATGTTTTGTTGTCCTTTCTTTGCATATTTCCTGAGTCATGCAGGTTAATGATGTTGTTAGAGATATGTTTTCTTTAATCATCATCGGTCACCTTCATTGAGCTGCTGCCAAGCCTCCACCTCCGGCCTCAGGCCTCCACCTTCAACCgcctcatccattcattcattcattcatttagttaACTGTGGGTTGGAAATAGTGGTAAACTCAGCCGTGTGAAGGAGTGAAATCACTGAATTCTGGGTGTcacatttccacatttcacTGTTGTGTCCTTGTCTGCGTTTGTTTGGCTTCAAGGCAGCGAGAATATTGGTGCAATGCAGCCGGTGTTTGAGGCGgacgggagggggagggagggagggagggaggatggatggatggattcatagatagatagatagatagaggaGAACAGCATCTCTGTTTACATAGGCCTCCAACTAAATAGTATTTACATTATCAACTAGAGCTAAACCGATTCATTGATTGGACTGATTCTTTGGGCCAACATTTGCCATGCTTTAGTCATCAAaacatttgattattatttataaaccaGTCAATTCGTACATGTAATCAGCTGCCCTGATTcctaaaaaaaatcagcatcagGCATAGACACCGACCTCTGTTATGGATTGTTTCTATTTTCaatgaattaattattaaaCCATTTAGAGGTGCTACTAATCATAATCGGTTAATCTGTTGATAATGTtctcgagtacttgtttggtccgtaaagtgtaagaaaatgtggaaatttgtcttgttttgtccacaaactaaaaatggttcagtttgaatgatttctttaggaagttggaactgggagtgatgTCTCCTCCGAGTCAATTGCGTTCTAATTGAGAATCTTAAGCGATACCATTCAACAACAACCCTTTACGtggtattttgcacacacaaacaaaataaattgaaCAGTGCTATGTGTACAACTGATTTACTGTCAAACAGATAATATGTAAAAGTAGCAATTGGTTGCTCAACTTTATGGGTTGGAAATCCGGCCAGCCCCCTCAACTTGGAAATTCCGACTTCAACTAGAATACATCAATATGCTGCATATATTAGGGGTGGGACTGTATGTCATCATTATCTTCCTGTCTTGTGAGATACATTTACATCTACTCTGGCACAAAAATGTGGGTTTAATTTGAAAACTACTGCCCTTTAATTTGTTGTATATTTAAAGGTGAGAGTGTAAGGTGCAAATATTGATCTTTGCAGACTAATTGGTCTGGTAATATTTGAGCGAGTGTCCCCATGGCCTCACTCTGAGTCAGTGTGTCGTTGTGTAGTGACGGCGTCTCACTTTAATTGGCTTTACTCGTCAATGGCAGCTGCTGTGTCAGGTTCAGGCTCGGAGGAATCCTCTTGTAGTGCGTTTAAATAGGTTTAACTCTACatagattacacacacacactttatcacCCTCAATCTAATCTTAACACTTTTGGGGCTGATTATGCAACAACGAAATGGAAACCCATTATCTAGCTGCTGACCTCCCTCATTTTTGTTGTCTCCTGTTCACATTCTCTCCCTGTTCCGTCATTTCTCATTGTATTTTTGCCTCCAGTTGACCTCGAtagcctttttttaatgaaagctGCGAGAATATCAGGGAAAGGTGAAGCCCAGtcagtctctctttttttccctcttgagAAATGCAGGGAATGATGAGTCGGTTTTTCCCTCTCATCTCCGCAGCGTGTATGAAGCCAGGCAATGTCCACCATGGTGTATCCTCGTGAAGAAGCCCTGGAGCGACTGAGCCAGGATGAGATCGTGCTCAACACCAAGGCCGTCATGCAGGGCCTGGAGACGCTGCGTGGCGAACATGCCCAGCTCCTCAACTCCCTGCTGGACTGCACTCAGCCTCCCGCCGCACAGGAGAAGTCCGGGCTGCTCCGCAAGAGTCTGGAGGCCATCGAACTCGGCCTGGGAGAGGCTCAGGTGAGAGTCTGAGGTCCATGAAAGCCGGTTCCTCTCGAATAGAGGGATTAATCTGCTCCGATTTTGTCCAACACAAACTAACTATCTGAGTAGATAGTTTGTAGGTAATAAAGGAAGTACAGATATACAATTCTGTGTCTTTTAAACATCATCGTGAATATTTTGTTGAAACAACAATAACTtacatttcttaattttttaaaatatgtttatattaggATTGTGCATTAAGGCTTTTTCATACATAGAATCCACCTATTACTTGATTTGCAAAGCATTTTGTGTACTACCAGTTTGAAGTTTGCATTTAAAAAGTTTGAGTGGATTTTGTTGGATTAACTGATTTAACCAAACAGAAACTTAAAGTTTAAAGCATTTAAATGAAGTGTTTTTGCAGCGTGAGGTGCTGCCCCCTGAACACCAGACACTCACTCTTAACAAAATGGTCACAAACTTAATCCTAAGAATAAGTTTCCTGCTTTTTCTTACTGGAAATTTGGAGTTTTTAAgccacttcctctcctcttccagcAGTAAAAGACTGTCCAATAGTGAAATAAAGCATTGAGCATGTGTAGATCAGGTACCTAACCATTTGAAAGAAGTTGGTAGATgttaagaaacaaacaacaacagttttcctcttttcctcaggTGATCATCGCCCTGTCCAGCCACCTCAGTGCCGTGGAGTCAGAGAAGCAGAAGCTGCGCGCTCAGGTGCGCCGGCTGTGTCAGGAGAACCAGTGGCTGCGCGACGAGCTGGCGGGAACGCAGCACAAGCTGCAGCGCAGCGAGCAGAGCGTCgctcagctggaggaggagaagaagcacCTGGAGTTCATGAATCAGATCAAGAAGCTGGACGACGACGTGTCGCCCTCTGAGGAGAAGAGCCAGAGTTCAGGCGGCGGCGGCAGTGGAGCAGGAGACACTTCCAAGGACAGTCTGGATGATTTGTTCCCCAATGACGATGACCAGGGACCAGGTATGACGTCAGCACCGGTGCACAATaacaaactgcaaaaaaaatagccacagctgcagctcacaaTTAAGTCAAAATGTCCCCTTACTTGTAGAAAAAACACCTAAGTTATCGTTTATCGTGAGACATTGGTCAGAAAAgttgcaaatattcacatttgagaagctggtATGCATGGcattttcacccattcatattGAAAGCCATTTAGCCATGTTTTTTATGTCTCTAATGCTCCTCACAACTATAGAAAAACAAGATTTAACACagtgcatttaaatgtttcccACCCATTAGCTGGACAGTAAATGCAGcagcttctcttcttctttaattATTGATGGTCGAACGCTCTTTAatgttcacttttttaaaatgtcagctGCACATTCAGCGCTTTTACATTCAGAAGATAGTGATTACACATGCTTCACATTCTCATTCATCTCATATaaaatctggatttttttttttctgtcatgtcCCTTTAAAGACCTGAGAGCAGGAAGTGCAGTTGCAATCAGAGTCAGATTAGAAACacctgtgagcagcagcaggaggtgtAGGAGGAAGAGTGACACAGACAATGAAGGAGAACAAACTTTAAAACCATGTTAGTCGTCTCAAAAATTAGATTAGTTTGACAAATAAAGGTGGAATTCAcagaaaataagaagaagagacagaaaaaaggaggaaaccATGTATTTCTAGATGGCGGCGGTTCTCCAGACTGGGTGTGACCGATTtaatttactctctctctctctcatgcagATTTGAATTAATTTTATCTTGTATCTGCCTTTTAAACTCAcaaatttgattattttgttctATTTAAGGCAACAGGGAATATGTTTGAAGTTGAAATGTGAGGTTTTGCTGTTTTATGATAGCTGAATTTTTGGAAACGTTTTTATAAAaactgcaaatgtgtgttttctcactttGAATTCCCACTAACTGCTGTTTTATATCTGTGTCATGtgcattttaattcatttaaatgaatgtcttctctgtatttcctctttgtttattgattatttGTGTGCTTTGATGCAACTGCTGCTCTGGTTTTCTTCACTTTACGTACATTTTTATCTGCAACAGTTGACAATAATGCCCTTTTTCAAAGCGCTGTGTTGTCGCCTTTCTCTGTATGATTTATACTGAATGTCTTTGCTTATTTATCATGAAGTTAGCCATTTTCTGGAGCTTTTATGTGaatttttggatgtttttagcAAGCCTgcatgttgttgctgtttttaataTTCAGAATAGATGTTTTTCATggtaaatcaaataaatcttaCAATATGTGTTAAATTGTTAGGGTTAAGATTTGCTGTTTTCTATATAATTTTGATGCCAGTTTCTGTCTTGACGTGTCCCTCCGTCGTGCGTCTGCAGCTCAGCCCAGTGGCGAGGTTGCGGCGCAGCAGGGCGGCTACGAGATCCCGGCGCGTCTCCGGACGCTGCACAACCTGGTGATCCAGTACGCGTCGCAGGGGAGGTATGAGGTCGCAGTGCCACTGTGCAAACAAGCCCTGGAGGACCTGGAGAAAACGTCAGGACATGACCATCCCGACGTGGCCACCATGCTCAACATCCTGGCCCTGGTGTACAGGTGAgaaaagtgaattctgctgctcaaaaaacacaATTCAGCAGTTTAGCCTCCTGATCACTGCCCACCCAGCACTGCAGGTGTGTACATGTGAGCGCTCCCTCagacaggtctgatagttttgacTGATGGAACCTGTTTTCAGATTAACTGTTTCAGTTCAGAAATTGAgaaaagttacatactgcatCTTTAACATGCTTGccttccattttttttgttccccaGAGACCAGAACAAGTACAAAGAGGCGGCTCACCTCCTGAACGACGCCCTCGCCATCAGGGAGAAGACACTGGGGAAGGATCACCCAGCCGTGGCGGCGACGCTCAACAACCTGGCCGTGCTTTACGGCAAGAGGGGGAAGTACAAGGAGGCTGAGCCCCTGTGTAAGAGAGCGCTGGAAATCCGAGAGAAGgtaaatgaatatttttatacaaagaaaaattgtatttatttgccCATTTATTAAATCTTAGGGCTGAAAGACTGGGATTCAGTATCTTACTGCAGTTTATAACTGATTGAAATTTGGCTTTTGAAGATTTCATGGGAAAATTGCATATATGTGCTGTTTATAaacctgttatttatttattttttaaataaggtAATAACCTTTTAAGCATCAGAGGTTTTCCTTAAGGTTAAAACTTAATTATCTACATTATGGAAAATTGTATTTGATGTTGCATAAAGACACGAAATAATTTACTAATACAGTGAAAACTTTTGTATTTACTGAGAAATCTGAATAAAAGTTTGTGTAATTGTGAATAAATTCAATATTCAATCTGTACGTAGGTTCTGGGGCGGTATCATCCAGACGTGGCCAAGCAGCTGAACAACCTGGCCCTGCTGTGTCAGAACCAGGGAAAGTACGACGAGGTGGAGTATTACTACAGACGAGCACTGGAGATCTACGAGTCCAAACTGGGAGCCGACGACCCAAATGTGGCCAAGACCAAAAATAATCTGGTGGGTGTGGCCAA
This Solea solea chromosome 3, fSolSol10.1, whole genome shotgun sequence DNA region includes the following protein-coding sequences:
- the klc2 gene encoding kinesin light chain 2; this encodes MSTMVYPREEALERLSQDEIVLNTKAVMQGLETLRGEHAQLLNSLLDCTQPPAAQEKSGLLRKSLEAIELGLGEAQVIIALSSHLSAVESEKQKLRAQVRRLCQENQWLRDELAGTQHKLQRSEQSVAQLEEEKKHLEFMNQIKKLDDDVSPSEEKSQSSGGGGSGAGDTSKDSLDDLFPNDDDQGPAQPSGEVAAQQGGYEIPARLRTLHNLVIQYASQGRYEVAVPLCKQALEDLEKTSGHDHPDVATMLNILALVYRDQNKYKEAAHLLNDALAIREKTLGKDHPAVAATLNNLAVLYGKRGKYKEAEPLCKRALEIREKVLGRYHPDVAKQLNNLALLCQNQGKYDEVEYYYRRALEIYESKLGADDPNVAKTKNNLATCYLKQSKFKDAEALYKEILTRAHEKEFGSVNNDNKPIWMHAEEREESKGRRKDSGPYVEYGSWYKACKVDSPTVNTTLKSLGALYRRQGKLEAAETLEECASKSRKQGIDAFNQSKVVELLKDGGSGGGDRRHSREGVSGPGGQRGENEGDDSAEWNGDGNGSLRRSGSFGKLRDALRRSSEMLVKKLQGNGPQEPRNPGLKRASSLNFLNKNTEETTQDANSGLSDCRGLSSSNVDLTRRSSLLG